The Caldilineales bacterium DNA segment TTTGGCCAAGGTGGACTTCAGCAGCATCAAGAACATCGGCTCCGGCTCGGCCCCCCTCTCGCCGTGGATGGTCGCCAAGTGGCAGAATGAGTACCACATCCCGGTCATCAACATCTTTGGCTCGAACGAGGGCGCCTCTTTCACCAGCGGCATGAAGGAGTTCCCCGACCCGACCATGCGCGCCCAATACTTCCCGCGCTTCGGCGTCCCCGGCTTCGACTGGGCCTCGCGCGTCGCCAACCAGATGTCCACCAGGCTGGTGGATGCCTTCGGCCAGGTGATCAGCGAACCCGGCGTCCCCGGCGAAATGACGATCAAAGGCCCTGGCATCTTCCCCGGCTACTACAAGCGACCGGACTTGACCAAGAAATCCTTCGATGACGATGGCTACTTCTTCACGGGCGATCTGTTCGAGATTGCCGGGGAAGGCAACAACGGCTACCGCTTCGTCGGCCGGGCCAAGGACATCATCAACCGCGGCGGCGTCAAGATTTCGGCCGAAGAGATCGAAGGGCTGATCATGGGCCATCCCAAAGTCGCCGAGGTGGTGGTGGTTGGCTATGCCGATGAGATGTTGGGCGAGAAAGCCTGCGCCGTGGTCGCTCCCAAAGCGGGCGAGACCATCACCCTGGAGGAAATCGTGGCCCATTTGCAGCAGAAGGACGTGGCGGTGTTCAAACTGCCGGAGAGGCTGCTGGTGGTGAGCGCGCTGCCGCGCAACCCCGTGGGCAAGGTGCTCAAGCGCAACCTGCGCGACATGGTTCAGTCAGAGGGCAACTAATAGAGTTACTGGCAACGCTACGGGCTGTGGCCGGCGCCTCTGGCAGACCGGCCACAGCCGCCGCTCAAGCCCTTTGCGTGCGCCCCCTCAGGTTCAAGACGGTATGGATTTTAGTCTGACGGCGGAACAGCAGTTCCTCAGAGATACGACGCGCAAGTTCATGGCCCGCGAATGCCCGCGAGACCGGGCGCACGCGCTGGACGCTCAGGGCGCGTTTGCGGCCGAGTTGTTGGCCAGGATCGCCGACCTGGGCTTTTGCAGCTTGAATATCCCGGAGGCGTATGGCGGCAGCGGGCAGGACTTGTTGGGGGCGGCGCTGGTGGTGGAGGAGATCGCCGCCCTGTCGCCGGCGCTGGCCGGCCTGTTCGCAAGCGCCGCCTTCGGCGGGCAGGTGCTCAGCCGCCTGGGAAGTCCTGCCCAACAGGCCGCGCTGCTGCCGGACATCGCCGCCGGCGCGCTGGTGATGAGCTACGCGCCCGACGCCGCCAGCGTGACGGCGGACGGTCACGCCGGCGCCTTCCGCCTCAACGGCCGCACCCCTCCCCTGCCCTATGCGGGGCGCGCCCACGCCCTGCTCATCCACGCCTGCAACAGCGCCGACCCCGACCAGTCGCACCTCTTTCTCATCCCCACCAACACGCCGGGCGTGCGGCTACTGCCGCAGGAGATGGTCGGGTCGCGCGGCAGCGGCGCGGCCAGCGTGCTGTTCGAGGAGGCGGCCCTGGGCAGCGATGATCTCCTGGGCGGCGCCGAACAGCTTGGGCGCGGGGATGCGCAGGCGGCCTACGTGACGGCGGTGATGCAGTTGGCGGCGGCGGCGGTCAGTCTGGGGCTGGCGCAAGGCGCCTTCGACTACACAAGAGCCTATGCGGCCGAGCGGCAGCAGTTCGGACAGCCCATCGGCCAGTTCCCCGCCATCCGCGACCTGCTCGTGGATCTGGCCGCCGGCCTGCACGCCTGCCGCTGGCTGCTCTACCATGCCTGCTGGCTGGCCGATCACGACAAAGCCTTTGCCGCCGAAGCGGCCATTGCCTGCCTGCAAACCGTGGCCCTGGCCCGGCAGGCAGGGCTGCAAAGCGTGCACATCCTGGGCGGCTACGGCTACATGGCCGAATATGACGCCCAACGCTATCTGCGCGACGCCCTGACCCCGCTGGCCGGCGGCGAAGCCTCGGCGCTGACCAGACAAACCATCGCCGAGCTGATCGGCCTGGCCGGTCGGCCATAGCGCCCGGTTTGGCGGAAACACGGAAGAATCATGTCTACACTCAAAGGCTCCATCGCCATCGTCGGCATCGGTGAGGTTCCGACCGGCCGCTTTCCTGAGCGCAGCGCCATCGAATGCGCGCTGACCGCGGCCAGAGAGGCTATCCTCGACGCCGGCATCCGCAAGGACGAGATTGACACCGTCATCCCCACCGCCGCCCTCTGCAGCGCCGCCTTCAACACCGACCTGGTGACGGGGCGCATTGTCGAGGAGCTAGGGCTGCGCGTGCGCAACAACATGCAGCTGTTCGCCGGCGGCGCCACCAGCTCGATCATGCTCAAAGTGGCGGCCGGGCTGATTGCCGCCGGCGTCTCGCGCACGATCCTGTTCGTGCACGCCGACAAGCTGGGCACTTCCATTTCCGGGCAGGAGGGGATTGACCTCTTTTCGACGGCGGGGATTTCCAAAGAGTGGGAAGTCCCCTACGGGATGCACTATTCGGCGGTCGCCGGGCTGATCACGCAGCGCTACATGTTCGAGACCGGCACAACCGCCGCGCAGGTGGCGTCGGTCTGCGTCTCCAACCGCAAGTGGGCCGAGGGGAACCCCCACGCCATGTTCCGCACCCCGCTCACCATCGAAAAAGTCCTGGCCTCCAAGATGCTGTCTTCGCCCCTGCACGCCTACGAGTCCAACATGCTGGCCGACGGCGGCGCCGCCTTCATCGTCACTGCGGCCGAGCGGGCGCGGGAGCTGGCGGGCCGGCCGGTCTATCTGCTGGGAGAAGGCTCGCGCGTCACCCATTTTGCCCTGTCGCAGGAGCCGGACCTCACCCGCTTTGGCTATGCCGAGGCGGCGGCCGAGGCCTTTGCGATGGCCGGCCTGTCGCCGGCCGACATCCACCTGGCCGAAATCTACGATTCCTACCCCGTTTTCCAGCTGATCGCCCTGGAAGAGCTGGGCCTGTGCCGGCGGGGCGAGGCGGGCGCCTTTGTCATGGCCGGGCAGACGTGGCCCGGCGGCCGGCTGCCCATGACCACCAACGGCGGCATGTTGTCGCAGGGGCATACGGGGGCCGGCGGCGGCATCGCCATCCTGGTCGAGGCCGCCCGGCAGTTGATGGGCAAAGCCGGAGCGCGCCAGGTTCCCGCTGCCCGCTTCGCCGTGGAAACGGCCACCGGCGGCACGTATGTGGATGCGCACGTCACCATCCTGGGCAACGAGATCCCGTAACGCGTTTCTGAGCGAGAGTCAAGATGAGTCAAAAACCGGTTCCTCCCATTGACCCCTGGACCGCGCCATACTGGACGGCCGCCCGTGAGCACAGGCTGCTGATCCAGCGGTGCACCGTCTGCGGCAAACACATCTTCTATCCGCGGCGCAGCTGCCCGTTCTGCTTTGCCGACGAGGTGGCGTGGGTGGAGGCCAGCGGCCGCGGCCAGATCGTGGCCTTTTCGGTTGTGCAGAACAACGCCCCCTCCGCCTTTGCGGCCGACATGCCCTTTGTCATCGCCATTGTGCGGCTAGAGGAAGGGGTGCAGATGATGACCAACATCGTGGAGTGCGAGCTGGACGCGCTGCACAGCGAGATGCCGGTGACGGTCACGTTCGAGCAGCTGACCGAGACGGTGACGCTGCCCAAGTTCAAACCGCTGACGGCGCCTTGAACGATTTGTCTGGAGGATGGTATGCCTGAGAAATACTGGAACGACTTCACGGTCGGCGAGACCTTCAAGAGCATGGCGATTACCGTCACCGAGACGCATGTGGTGACCTGGGCGGGGTTGACCATGGATTTCTACCCGCTGCACATGGACGCCGAATATGCGGCGCAGACGCCGTTCAAGCAGCGGGTGGTGCACGGGCCGCTGACCTTTGCCCTGGCGGTGGGGCTGATGGGGATGACGGGCGAGGCCAAAGACGCGGTCATCGCCTGGCTCGGCGTGGACAACATGCGCATCCCCGCCCCGGTGTTCATCGGCGATACGATCAAGCTGCGGGCCGAGGTGACGGAGTTGAAGGAGACGAAGCGGCCGGCGCAGGGCTTCTGCCGCATGCGCTACCAGGTCAGCAACCAGCGTGACGAGGTGGTGATGGAATTCGACATGAACTTCCTCATGCACAGGCGAGAGACAGCATGAACAGCCCCGTAGACACCGAACAGGTTCGCCAGCTGACGCGGGCGTTTGTCGAGCAGGAGATCCCAGTCGAGCTGGCCCGGCAGATTGACCGGCAGGATAGCTACCCCGCCGAGTTGCTGCGCAAGTTCAGCGCCACCGGCCTGTGGGGGGTCAACATCGCCGCAGAGTACGGCGGCCTGGGCGGCCGTTCGGTGGACGCCATGCCCATCTACGAGGAGCTTTCGCGCCGCCTGCCGGTGCTGGCCTGGGTGATCGGCAACATCATGCTTTACGGCAACGACATCATCGGCGTGAACGGCAGCGAGGCGCAGCGGCAGAAATTCCTGCCGGCGCTGGCCGAGGGCAGGCTGCGCTTCAGCTTCGCCCTGACCGAGCCGGGCGCCGGTTCGGACGCGGCCAATCTCAGCACGAAGGCGGTCTATCGGGATGGGGCGTATTGGATCACTGGCAGCAAGCTGTTCATCACCGGGGCGGGGGTCAGCGATGTGGTGGTGACGCTGACGCGCACCGACGCCGCCCGCTACCGGGGGATTACCGCCTTTCTGGTGGATACGGCCACGCCCGGCTTCAGCGCCAGCCCGCTGGAGAAGCTCGGGTATCACGGCTCCAACACCTGCGCCGTCTACTATGACCAGGTGCGCGTGGCCGAGGACGAGATTCTGGGCGGGCCAGCCTGCCTGAACCAGGGCTGGCAGCAGATGGTGATGCTGCTCAACGCCGAACGGCTGGCGCTGTCGGCGTGCGCATTGGGCATCGCCCAGGGCGCGCTGGATGAGACGATTGCCTTCGCCAGGGAGCGGTATGGGAGCGGCAACCCGCGTTTTCAGTCCATCCAGCACACCATCGTGGACATGGCGACCGAACTGGAAGCGGCGCGCCGCCTGGCCTATCACGCCGCCCAATTGGAGCGGGAAGGCCGCGACTGCCTGAAGGAAACGTCCATGTCCAAATACTTCGCCTCGGAGACGGCCAAGAAAATTGCCCTGCGCGGCATTGACATCCTGGGCGCGGAAGGCGGCTCGACGCAGTACGATGTGCAACGCTACCTGCGCGATGTGCTGGTGCTGTGCATCGGCGGCGGCGCGACCCAAATCCAGAAAAACATCATCGCCAAAGTCATGGCGCTGTGACATCACCGATGAACGATTTAGACCAGGCCAACCGCGAGCGCATCTTCGTCGCCGCCAAAACGCTGTTCAGCCGCTACGGCTTCAGAAAGACGACGGTGGACGAGATCGCCGAGCAGGCCAACATTTCCAAGCGCACGATGTACAAGGTCTTTCGCAGCAAAGAGCAGATCCTGGCCGAACTCGTCGTCTTCGAGGCGCTGAAATTCCGCCGCTTCTGCATGAGCCAACTCAAGGCACAGCCAGACCCGCTGCGCAAAGTCGAGACGCTGTGCAACCTGACCAACAACTACTTCAACGAATTCCCCTTCCTCGGCCGCGTCATGGCCGACGATGAACGCCTGTTCAAGCCGTTCCTGGGCGAGCAGGTGCATCTGGTCGAGGGGGGCATTCGCGAGATCGTCACCAACCTGTTGAGCGAAGGCTTGCAGGCCGGCGCGTTCCGCGAGATGAACGTGCCCGATGTCGCCGAGAACATCCTGGCCCTGATGCGCACGTTCGCCTATCACCAGGAACTCAAGCCGGGCAACACGGAGTGGGTCTCGTTTATTCTGCACGCCATTCAGAAGGAAGGCGTGGTTCATTTGTCGGCCCCTGCCACCTGACAATTTCGGCGGAGTCGAGCACGCCCACGTGCGGGTTTCTGTACCCAAACCGCACCTGGGATGCTGACTCCGCTATGCCAAAAGGAGATGATGATGGATGTTTCATACTTGAGATTAGATGGAAAAGTTGCGCTGATCACCGGCGGCAGCCGGGGGATCGGCAAGGCCATCGCCCTGGCTTTTGCCGAGGCGGGGGCGGACATCGCCATCAGCGGCCGCAAACAGGCCGGGCTGGACGCCGTCGCCGCCGAAATCCAGCAGCTGGGGCGCCGCGCCCTGGCCGTGACCGCCCACAACCGCGAAGCCGCCGATCTGCGCAACCTGATCGAGCGGGTGCAGCAGGAATACGGCCGCCTTGACATCCTGGTCAACAACGCCGCCACCAACCCGGTCATGGCCCCGCTGGTCGAGATCGAAGAAAACGTCTTCGACATGATCATGACCACCAACCTGAAAGGGTACTTTCTGCTCTCGCAGCTGGCGGCGCGCATGATGATCGCGCAGGGCGGCAACGGGCACATCCTCAACATCTCCTCGGTGGGCGGCGTCAGCCCCGACCGGGGCTTAGGCCCCTACTGCATCAGCAAGGCGGCGATCAACATGCTCACCCGCATGTTGGCCGTCGAACTGGGCGACTACAACATCCGCGTCAATGCCCTGGCGCCGGGCGTGGTGCAGACCCACTTCAGCCGGGCCTTGTGGAGCAACGAAGCCTTGATGGCGCAGGAAATGAAGCACATGCCGCTCAAGCGCATCGCCCAACCCGAAGAAGTGGCCCGCATGGCCCTGACCCTGGTCTCCGACGCGGCCGCTTACATCACCGGCCAGATCATCATCATGGACGGCGGCAGCTCGCTGTAGCCACCGCTTGACTGCGACTTTCACGAGGAAAAACAACGATGAACGCAAACGAATACGATGTCATTGTCATCGGCGCCGGCGTGGCCGGCCTGGGCGCCGCGGCCCTGCTGGCCCAAGATTTCGGCAAGAAGGTTCTGGTGCTGGAACGCGCCCCCTTCATCGGCGGCCGCACCCTGTCCTACGTGGGCAAGGGCAACAAGGTCATCGCCGACGGCGTCGAGATGGACGCCGAGCAGTTCCGGCGCTCGCTGCCCTTTGCCAGCTGCTATCTGGGCAAGTGCACGCCCGACCTCGAGACGATCTTCGCGCGCGGGCTGCTGGACGGGCGCACCTTCGAGGCCGGGGGGCATGGCCTGTTCTGGGGCAACCGCAGCCGCGCCCATCACCTGCTCGACCACCTGGGCCAGTTCGTCAACATGCCGCTGAACGAGGGCCTGGGCTTCATCGAATGGCAGGGCGAAGGCGAGGACGGCCGGGGCAAGCCCGGCCTCCCCTATCAGGTCGAAAGAGGCAAGCCCTACCCGTGGATGAGCCAGGAGGGCTTCACGAAAACGATGGAGCAGCTGGCCAGCATGGGCGCAACCACCTTTGCCGACATGGCCCGCCTGATGACGACCTCGTTGCAGGACTGGCTCGACCAGCGGCCCATGCACCCCGAAGCCTACAACTACATCAAGGTCCTGGCCGCCTCGCAGACGGCGCAAGCCGAACCGGCCATGACGCCCGCCGGCGATTTTCTGGGCTACATGGCCATCGCCCGCCCCATCCGCATGAACCTGATCACCGGCTCGGTGGCCACGGCGGACGAACCGGGCTGCATCGCCATCCCCCAGGCCATGGAACGGACGCTGCTGGCGCACGGCGGCAAGGTGCTGCGCGAGGCGCCCGTGCAGGAAGTGATCATCGAGGATGGCCGCGTCAGGGGCGTGCAGGCAAAGGTGAACGGCCAGATGCAAACCTTCAGCGCCGCCGCCGTCATCTGCACCATCCCGCCCAAATACATCTTCAAGGTGCTGCCCAAAGAGCCATTTCCCCAAGATTGGGTCAACCTGCTCGAAAAGGAGTTCTGGGGCGCCGGCCTGCTGACCGGCTGGGCCGGGACGAAGCGCAGCCTCTGGCAGGACATCGGCCTCGACGACCGCAGCTTCGTCTACATGCCCGGCGTGATCCAGGGCGAAGGCTACATCGGCGCCGTGGATATGGTGATGTGCGAATTCACCGCCTGGGGCAACCGCACCGCCAAACGCGGGCCGCAGGGCAAGTACGAATACCTCTTCTCCACGGCGCTGACCGACAAGGAGATGCGGGATCGGGACAGGGTCAACCGGGTGATCGAGCTGTGCGAAAACTGGGCCCGCGCCACCTTCCCCACCTGGGACGAGGACGTGGAGTTCCTGATGTGGACGCCCGGTCCCGAAGCGTATGGCCTCTGGCGGCCGATCGGCGCCGAAAGGCCGGACGTGGCATCGCCCTGGGTGGAGGGGCTTTACTTCGCTGGCGACCAGTACGGCCAGCGGCTGTGGGGCGGCGGCGTGGACGGCGCTTCGCTCTCGGCCGTGCTGTGCGTGGACAGCATGATGGGGACGAACTACGAAGAGTCCATCTTCCCCTGGTATCACCGCGGCATCCCGGCGCTGCAAGACCTGGGTCAGGAGTAAACAATGGGCCTCAAGAGCGTTCAAGAATACAAAGAGAGCTTGAAAGACGGCCGCCTGGTCTATTACAAGGGCGAGCGCGTCGCGGATGTGACCACCCACCCCGACCTGTCGGTGTGCGTGAACACGATGGCGCTCGATTACGAGCTGGCCGAAGACCCGGCCTATCGCGACCTGGCCACGGTTTACGACGAAACCCTGGGCGAGCGCATCAACCGCTACTACTACCGCCCCCAAAGCGGCGACGACCTGCTCAAGCAGTTCGATCTGATCGTCGCCTCGACCCGCATGGGCGACGGCTTCATCCCGCTGGCGCACGACATCGGCGCCGACGCGCTGAACGCCATCAGCATCACCGCCAGCGTGATGGGCAACCAGACCTATCTGGAGCGCATCGAGAACTACCGCACCTACCTGAAGCGGACCGACCTGGCCATCGTGACGGCGATGACCGATGTCAAGGGCAACCGCCTGCTGCGGCCATCCGACCCCCAACAGGCGCATCCCGATTACTACGTGCGCGTGGTGGACCGGAACGACGCCGGCATCGTCGTGCGCGGGGCCAAAATCCACATCACCGGGGCGCCGTACAGCAACGAGATTTTCGTCATTCCCAGCCGCGCCCTGGCGGCCGAGGATGCGGATTATGCCGTCGCCTTTGCCACGCCGGTCAACGCCCCGGGCATCAAGATGGTCGGGCGGCCGTTTCACGCCCACATCACCCCGCTCGAATTCCCCAACAGCCGGCCCGTGCGCGTCCACACCGACGCCCTGATCATCTTCGACGATGTCTTCGTGCCCTGGGAGCGCGTCTTCCTGTGCGGCGAATGGCAGCACGCCGCCACCCTGGTGTACAACTTCGCCCTGATGCACCGGCGCACCGGCTGCGCCTACCGCATCCCCATGTCCGAGCAGTTTCTGGGCGTGGCGCAGGCCATCGCCGACTACAACGGCATCGCCAGCGCCCCGCACGTGCGCGAGAAAATCACCGACCTGGTCATCTACCTGGAGACGCTGCGCGCCCTCTCCCGCGCCGCCTGCCTCGACTTCATCACCTATGGCGGCATCGCCGTGCCCAACCCGATCAGCACCAACATCGCCAAGTATTACTTCGCCGACGAGTATCACAAAGTGGTCAAGATCGTGCAGGACCTGGCCGGGGGGCTGCTGGTGACGGCCCCCACGTACAAGGATTACCAGCTGCCGGAGCTGAGCGACGACCTCGACAAATACCTCAGCGCCCGCACCGGTATCTCCACCGAACAGCGGCTGCGCATGTTCGACCTGATCCGGCGCATCACCGGGGCCGACCGCGAGACGATTGCCCTGCACGGCGAAGGCTCGTTGCAAGCGCAGCGCATGACCATCCTGGCTGAGGCCCGCAAGACGATCGCCAGCTGTCAGAAGATGGTCGAGAAACAGGCCGAGATCGCGTGAAGATCGAAACCGACTTTACCCGGCTGATCGGCGTTGACTACCCCATCATCGGCGCCCCCATGTTCCTGATCAGCTACGAGGAGTATGTCATCGCCCTGGCGCAGGCCGGGGCGTTGGGCGCGTTCCCGCTGCCCAACTACCGCACCACGGCCGATCTCGAACAGGCCCTGCGCACCATCCGCAGCGCCACCAACCGGCCGATCGGCGTCAACATCCATCTGTCCGGCCGTTTCCCGTGGCAGGAGCAGCTCAAGCTCTGCCTGGATGCGGGCGTCTCCTTTTTCATCAGCTCGCTGGGCAACCCGGCCCTGATCCTGGACGATGTCCATGCCAACGGCGGGCTGGTGTTTGCCGACGTGATCTCGCTGGCGCAGGGGCTGAAGGCGCGGGATCGAGGGGCCGACGGCCTGATCGCCGTGGCCGCTGGCGCCGGCGGGCACTGCGGAACCATCCCCACCCTCGTCTTCGTCCCCTACCTGCGCCAGAAAACGGGGCTGCCGGTCGTCGCCGCCGGCGGGATCAGCACCGGGGAGCAGATGGCGGCGGCGCTGGCAGTGGGCGCCTGCGCCGTGATCGTCGGCACGCGCCTGATCGCCACGCCGGAGGCGCGGGCCGCCCCGGCCTACAAACAGGCGGTCATCGCCGCCGGGCCGGGCGACATCGTGACCACGGCTGAGATCACCGGCAACCCGGCCACCTGGCTGGCGGCCAGCATCGCCGACTTTCACGAGCGGCCGTCGGTCGAATCGAAGCGGTGGCGCGATTTCTGGAGCGCCGGCCAGAGCGTGGCCCAAACCGAAACGATCCAGCCGATCGCCGAGGTGGTGGCGGAGATGGCCGCAGGCTATCGGCAGGCCTGCCGCCGCTTGCAGCAGACTCTGGCGGGAGGAGAATGAACATGACAGCGAACGAGCGTTACTACTTCCCCATTCAGGTGCGCTATGCCGACACCGACGCCCAGGGGCACGTCTTTTTTGGCAACTATTTCACCTATTTCGACGAAGCGGCCGGCGGCTATTTCCGCGCCGTGGGCTTCCCCTGGGAAAAGCTGCCAGAAATGGGCCTGGACATCTTTTACGTGGACGCCCAATGCCAGTACAAGGGGTCGGCCCGCTATGGCGAAAGGCTGCGCGTCTACGCCCGCGCCGAGCGCATCGGCAACACCAGCCTGACCATCGGCTGCCGCATCACGCCAGAGGGGGATGAGGCGACCATCGCCGAGGGGCGCATCACCGCCGTGATCGTCAACCCCCAAACCCGCCGCCCCGCCCGCCTGCCCGACGCCCTGCGCCAGGCCATTGCGGCGTTCGAAAAAGACAACGGAGACAACGATGACCACTGAGGCCTATATTTTCGATGCCATCCGCACCCCCCGCGGCAAGGGCAAACAGAACGGCGCCCTGCACGAAGTCAAGCCGATTGACCTGCTGACGACGCTGCTGCGGGCCTTGGCGCAGCGCCAGGCGTTGGACACAGCGCAGGTGGATGATGTCGTCTTGGGCTGCGTCACGCCGGTGGGGGATCAGGGGGGCAACATCGCCCGCGCCGCCGTGATTGACGCCGATTGGGATGTGGACGTGCCCGGCATGCAGCTCAACCGCTTCTGCTCCTCCGGCCTGGAGGCCGTCAACCTGGCGGCGATGAAAGTCCGCTCCGGCTGGGAAACGCTGGTGGTGGCCGGCGGCGTCGAATCCATGTCGCGCGTCCCCATGGGCGCCGACGGCGGCGCGTTGGCCTATGACCCCCGGGTGAGCGGCAAGGCGCACTTTGTCCCGCAGGGCATCGGGGCCGATTTGATCGCCACCCTGGAAGGGTTCAGCCGCGAGGATGTAGACCGCTTTGCCCTGCAATCGCAGCAGCGGGCGACCCACGCCCGGGCGCAGGGCTATTTCCCCTCCATCATCCCCGTCTGCGACGCCAACGGGCTGCCGATTTTGCAGCATGACGAGCTGATCCGGCCCGATACGACCCTGGCCGGGCTGGCCGGGCTGACGCCCGCCTTTGCCGCCATCGGCGGCATGGGTTTCGACGACGTGGCCCTGCAGAAATACCCGCAGGTCGAACAGATCAACCATGTGCACACGGCCGGCAACTCCTCCGGTATCGTGGACGGGGTGGCGCTGGTGTTGGTCGGCGCGCGCGAAAAGGGGGCGGCGCTGGGGCTGCAACCGCGCGCCCGCATCGTCGCCGCCGCCCTGGTGGGGACGGAACCGACCATCATGCTGATTGGCCCTGGCCCCGCCGCCAAGAAGGCGCTGGCCCAGGCCGGGATGACGATCCACGACATTGATCTGTTCGAGGTCAACGAGGCCTTCGCCGCCGTCGTGCTGCGCTTCATGCGCGATGTCGGACTCGATTCGGCCGAGCGCGTCAACGTCAACGGGGGCGCGATTGCGCTGGGGCATCCGCTGGGCGCCACCGGGGCCATGCTGTT contains these protein-coding regions:
- a CDS encoding acyl-CoA/acyl-ACP dehydrogenase, with the translated sequence MDFSLTAEQQFLRDTTRKFMARECPRDRAHALDAQGAFAAELLARIADLGFCSLNIPEAYGGSGQDLLGAALVVEEIAALSPALAGLFASAAFGGQVLSRLGSPAQQAALLPDIAAGALVMSYAPDAASVTADGHAGAFRLNGRTPPLPYAGRAHALLIHACNSADPDQSHLFLIPTNTPGVRLLPQEMVGSRGSGAASVLFEEAALGSDDLLGGAEQLGRGDAQAAYVTAVMQLAAAAVSLGLAQGAFDYTRAYAAERQQFGQPIGQFPAIRDLLVDLAAGLHACRWLLYHACWLADHDKAFAAEAAIACLQTVALARQAGLQSVHILGGYGYMAEYDAQRYLRDALTPLAGGEASALTRQTIAELIGLAGRP
- a CDS encoding thiolase family protein encodes the protein MSTLKGSIAIVGIGEVPTGRFPERSAIECALTAAREAILDAGIRKDEIDTVIPTAALCSAAFNTDLVTGRIVEELGLRVRNNMQLFAGGATSSIMLKVAAGLIAAGVSRTILFVHADKLGTSISGQEGIDLFSTAGISKEWEVPYGMHYSAVAGLITQRYMFETGTTAAQVASVCVSNRKWAEGNPHAMFRTPLTIEKVLASKMLSSPLHAYESNMLADGGAAFIVTAAERARELAGRPVYLLGEGSRVTHFALSQEPDLTRFGYAEAAAEAFAMAGLSPADIHLAEIYDSYPVFQLIALEELGLCRRGEAGAFVMAGQTWPGGRLPMTTNGGMLSQGHTGAGGGIAILVEAARQLMGKAGARQVPAARFAVETATGGTYVDAHVTILGNEIP
- a CDS encoding OB-fold domain-containing protein; translation: MSQKPVPPIDPWTAPYWTAAREHRLLIQRCTVCGKHIFYPRRSCPFCFADEVAWVEASGRGQIVAFSVVQNNAPSAFAADMPFVIAIVRLEEGVQMMTNIVECELDALHSEMPVTVTFEQLTETVTLPKFKPLTAP
- a CDS encoding MaoC family dehydratase N-terminal domain-containing protein — protein: MPEKYWNDFTVGETFKSMAITVTETHVVTWAGLTMDFYPLHMDAEYAAQTPFKQRVVHGPLTFALAVGLMGMTGEAKDAVIAWLGVDNMRIPAPVFIGDTIKLRAEVTELKETKRPAQGFCRMRYQVSNQRDEVVMEFDMNFLMHRRETA
- a CDS encoding acyl-CoA dehydrogenase family protein translates to MNSPVDTEQVRQLTRAFVEQEIPVELARQIDRQDSYPAELLRKFSATGLWGVNIAAEYGGLGGRSVDAMPIYEELSRRLPVLAWVIGNIMLYGNDIIGVNGSEAQRQKFLPALAEGRLRFSFALTEPGAGSDAANLSTKAVYRDGAYWITGSKLFITGAGVSDVVVTLTRTDAARYRGITAFLVDTATPGFSASPLEKLGYHGSNTCAVYYDQVRVAEDEILGGPACLNQGWQQMVMLLNAERLALSACALGIAQGALDETIAFARERYGSGNPRFQSIQHTIVDMATELEAARRLAYHAAQLEREGRDCLKETSMSKYFASETAKKIALRGIDILGAEGGSTQYDVQRYLRDVLVLCIGGGATQIQKNIIAKVMAL
- a CDS encoding TetR/AcrR family transcriptional regulator, whose translation is MNDLDQANRERIFVAAKTLFSRYGFRKTTVDEIAEQANISKRTMYKVFRSKEQILAELVVFEALKFRRFCMSQLKAQPDPLRKVETLCNLTNNYFNEFPFLGRVMADDERLFKPFLGEQVHLVEGGIREIVTNLLSEGLQAGAFREMNVPDVAENILALMRTFAYHQELKPGNTEWVSFILHAIQKEGVVHLSAPAT
- a CDS encoding SDR family oxidoreductase, which gives rise to MDVSYLRLDGKVALITGGSRGIGKAIALAFAEAGADIAISGRKQAGLDAVAAEIQQLGRRALAVTAHNREAADLRNLIERVQQEYGRLDILVNNAATNPVMAPLVEIEENVFDMIMTTNLKGYFLLSQLAARMMIAQGGNGHILNISSVGGVSPDRGLGPYCISKAAINMLTRMLAVELGDYNIRVNALAPGVVQTHFSRALWSNEALMAQEMKHMPLKRIAQPEEVARMALTLVSDAAAYITGQIIIMDGGSSL
- a CDS encoding FAD-dependent oxidoreductase, producing MNANEYDVIVIGAGVAGLGAAALLAQDFGKKVLVLERAPFIGGRTLSYVGKGNKVIADGVEMDAEQFRRSLPFASCYLGKCTPDLETIFARGLLDGRTFEAGGHGLFWGNRSRAHHLLDHLGQFVNMPLNEGLGFIEWQGEGEDGRGKPGLPYQVERGKPYPWMSQEGFTKTMEQLASMGATTFADMARLMTTSLQDWLDQRPMHPEAYNYIKVLAASQTAQAEPAMTPAGDFLGYMAIARPIRMNLITGSVATADEPGCIAIPQAMERTLLAHGGKVLREAPVQEVIIEDGRVRGVQAKVNGQMQTFSAAAVICTIPPKYIFKVLPKEPFPQDWVNLLEKEFWGAGLLTGWAGTKRSLWQDIGLDDRSFVYMPGVIQGEGYIGAVDMVMCEFTAWGNRTAKRGPQGKYEYLFSTALTDKEMRDRDRVNRVIELCENWARATFPTWDEDVEFLMWTPGPEAYGLWRPIGAERPDVASPWVEGLYFAGDQYGQRLWGGGVDGASLSAVLCVDSMMGTNYEESIFPWYHRGIPALQDLGQE
- a CDS encoding nitronate monooxygenase, with amino-acid sequence MKIETDFTRLIGVDYPIIGAPMFLISYEEYVIALAQAGALGAFPLPNYRTTADLEQALRTIRSATNRPIGVNIHLSGRFPWQEQLKLCLDAGVSFFISSLGNPALILDDVHANGGLVFADVISLAQGLKARDRGADGLIAVAAGAGGHCGTIPTLVFVPYLRQKTGLPVVAAGGISTGEQMAAALAVGACAVIVGTRLIATPEARAAPAYKQAVIAAGPGDIVTTAEITGNPATWLAASIADFHERPSVESKRWRDFWSAGQSVAQTETIQPIAEVVAEMAAGYRQACRRLQQTLAGGE
- a CDS encoding acyl-CoA thioesterase encodes the protein MTANERYYFPIQVRYADTDAQGHVFFGNYFTYFDEAAGGYFRAVGFPWEKLPEMGLDIFYVDAQCQYKGSARYGERLRVYARAERIGNTSLTIGCRITPEGDEATIAEGRITAVIVNPQTRRPARLPDALRQAIAAFEKDNGDNDDH